From Segatella copri, the proteins below share one genomic window:
- a CDS encoding RapZ C-terminal domain-containing protein — MEKLIDLYKKWAGEEPADVIKLAGQGSNRQYFRIIGHDGDTVIGVIGTSRDEDHAFVYLAQHFQLRQLPVPQILAVSDDELCYLQTDLGGTSLFDAIKGGRDAGGRYNQKEKELLKKTIRELPNIQIRGARGLDWQNCYPQPEFDVDSVLFDLNYFKYCFLKPTDLDFHELKLEANFRLFAKDLTSEPMDCFLYRDFQARNIMLDDKGNPYFIDFQGGRKGPFYYDLASFLWQASAKYPFKLRRELVWEYYQSLKHYTEVPSVRHFVNRLSLFVLFRTLQVLGAYGFRGYFERKKHFIDSIPPAIQNLRDLLKMGDKVFPYPYMMDMLRRLTELPQFKVIESVALSRADGYKTTDNNIYRAHPQDGPATYSKYDGKGPLVVRVYSFSFRKGIPEDPSGNGGGYVFDCRSTHNPGRYEPYKKLTGLDEPVIRFLEDDGEILKFLDHVYALADHHVNRYMQRGFTSLMFCFGCTGGQHRSVYSAQHLAEHIHRKFGVEVQICHREQHIEQVLPAKQ; from the coding sequence ATGGAAAAGCTGATTGATCTATATAAGAAATGGGCGGGTGAAGAACCGGCTGATGTCATAAAATTGGCAGGGCAGGGGAGTAACCGGCAGTATTTCCGTATCATTGGGCATGATGGTGATACGGTAATTGGTGTGATAGGAACCAGTCGTGATGAGGATCATGCCTTTGTATATCTGGCTCAGCATTTCCAGCTCAGACAGTTGCCTGTTCCCCAGATTCTGGCGGTGAGCGATGATGAACTCTGCTATCTTCAGACAGACCTTGGCGGTACTTCGCTTTTCGATGCCATCAAGGGCGGACGAGATGCGGGCGGACGTTACAATCAGAAAGAGAAGGAACTCCTTAAGAAAACCATTCGTGAACTTCCGAATATCCAGATTCGCGGTGCTAGAGGATTGGATTGGCAGAACTGCTATCCGCAGCCAGAATTCGATGTAGACAGTGTACTCTTTGACCTCAACTACTTCAAGTATTGTTTCCTGAAGCCTACCGATTTGGATTTTCACGAACTGAAGCTCGAAGCCAACTTCCGGCTTTTTGCCAAGGATCTGACATCAGAACCGATGGATTGTTTCCTTTATCGCGATTTTCAGGCGCGCAATATCATGCTGGATGATAAGGGAAATCCATACTTTATTGATTTTCAGGGTGGTAGAAAAGGACCGTTCTATTATGATCTCGCCTCATTCCTCTGGCAGGCATCTGCTAAGTATCCGTTCAAACTGCGCAGAGAACTGGTTTGGGAATACTACCAGTCATTGAAGCATTATACCGAGGTACCATCGGTGCGCCATTTTGTAAACCGGTTGAGTCTTTTTGTACTCTTCCGTACCTTACAGGTTTTGGGCGCCTACGGATTCCGCGGCTATTTCGAACGCAAGAAACATTTCATCGACAGTATTCCGCCAGCTATCCAGAATCTGCGAGATCTTCTGAAGATGGGTGACAAGGTGTTCCCTTATCCTTATATGATGGATATGTTGAGAAGACTGACCGAATTGCCACAGTTCAAGGTGATAGAGAGTGTGGCGCTGAGTCGTGCAGACGGCTATAAGACTACCGACAACAATATCTATCGTGCGCATCCGCAGGACGGACCTGCCACCTATTCTAAATATGATGGTAAGGGACCGCTGGTGGTAAGAGTGTATAGTTTTTCTTTCCGTAAGGGCATTCCAGAGGATCCGTCGGGCAATGGTGGAGGTTATGTCTTCGACTGCAGAAGTACCCATAACCCTGGCAGATACGAACCTTATAAGAAGTTGACGGGTCTGGATGAGCCTGTTATCCGATTCCTGGAGGATGATGGTGAGATATTGAAGTTCCTGGATCATGTCTATGCACTTGCCGACCATCATGTAAACCGCTACATGCAGCGTGGTTTCACCTCTCTGATGTTCTGTTTCGGATGTACAGGCGGTCAGCATCGCAGTGTGTATTCTGCGCAGCATCTTGCCGAACATATTCACCGGAAGTTTGGTGTAGAAGTGCAGATTTGTCATCGTGAACAGCATATTGAACAGGTTTTGCCGGCAAAACAATAG
- a CDS encoding nucleotidyltransferase family protein, translating into MMQAMIFAAGLGTRLKPLTDRIPKALVSVGGEPLLKRVIFQLKDAGFTRIVVNVHHFSQQIIDYLRAHDNFGMDIRISDESEKLLETGGGIRKAWPLFNQSEPILIHNVDILSNVDLKKFYQMESRDMIAARLMVSERKTKRYLLFDDSMRLVGWTNIETGEVKSPYPDLNPKDYKMYAFSGIHMVAPSLFPLMEEEPDKFPIMDFYLKHCDKVRIEGYVKNDLKLMDVGKQETLKEAEAFLKSLGN; encoded by the coding sequence ATGATGCAAGCAATGATATTCGCAGCAGGTTTGGGCACTCGCCTTAAGCCACTTACCGACCGCATTCCGAAGGCTCTGGTAAGTGTCGGGGGAGAACCTTTGCTCAAACGTGTCATCTTTCAGTTGAAGGATGCCGGTTTCACTCGCATTGTAGTGAACGTGCATCATTTCTCCCAACAAATTATCGATTATCTCAGAGCACATGACAACTTCGGTATGGACATCCGTATCAGTGATGAGAGTGAAAAGCTGCTCGAAACGGGTGGAGGTATCCGGAAAGCATGGCCGCTCTTCAACCAGTCAGAGCCTATTCTTATCCACAACGTGGATATTCTGAGTAATGTAGATCTGAAGAAATTCTACCAGATGGAGAGCAGGGATATGATTGCTGCCCGCCTGATGGTGAGCGAACGCAAGACCAAGCGCTATCTGCTCTTTGATGACAGCATGCGACTGGTGGGATGGACGAATATAGAAACGGGCGAGGTAAAGAGTCCTTATCCTGATCTTAATCCCAAAGATTATAAGATGTATGCTTTCTCGGGCATCCACATGGTTGCCCCATCGCTCTTTCCATTGATGGAGGAGGAACCGGACAAGTTCCCTATCATGGACTTCTATCTGAAGCATTGCGACAAGGTGCGCATAGAGGGATATGTAAAGAACGACCTCAAGCTGATGGATGTGGGAAAGCAGGAGACGCTGAAAGAGGCGGAAGCATTCCTGAAATCGTTAGGTAATTAG